TATGCTTGTATGACTGTGACCACACTAGGGGGGTTGTACTGTCTTAGCTACACCAGTACTGCTCTAGCTATACAACTTTTGTGACTAGACAAGCCCTCAAATGAAGTCTACCTCACAGATCCCATTTCTCTGCCACATGGTACTTCTAGTAATTAAGAGTGTGTTTCTCACAGCTGAGTGAGTATTTTCTTGTGAAACAAAGTACTATAGCACTTCGTTAATTATTGGGAGAAGCATTAAGTTGTTTTTTACTTTGTCTTCTGAATGCTACCATACTATAATCTTGATTGGGGCATTATACAGAGAGCTCGatatagtccctgccctgaagaacttacagtctaagacTGTAACATATGAAAGGAGAGAAAGAGGGTGACAGTCAAATAGGAACATTGATATACATTTTTTTATACACTTGCTGTATCTCAGTTTTGTAATTACATAAAGGAATactcttctctctttccctcagcaAAACCATTAAATAGTATGTTGACTGGCTATTTTGACAAGTAAGTAGCCATGACACAGGAATAGTGCACCACAAAATATACTCTGGTTACTTATTTTGACAACTCTTTTTACTTCTAATTATATCCCATAACAAATAATTGTTGTTTTGACAATATGCCATTCACCTGCATTATGACTCCTCACTGATAGCATTTGCCATTAAATCTTTGAGAGGTAAGGACTGCCAACTTTCTGTATGGATTAGTGAAGTGAGGGTTAATAGGTTCTACTTCGATTCTTTAGCAGCTAgtacctttatttttaaagctgtcATTTTTCAGAAATGCATTTTTGAACTTGCTGACTTTAGTGATCTGTCTATTCAAGGCCGGCTCCTTGCTGAATAAAGAACCGTGTTCTGCTTGAACTAAGAAAGTCCGTATCAAAGTTGCCCAATAATTTTAAAGAACTGGAATTTGCTTTCATTCCAGACTGTACAGACGTTGGTGTTTGGCTGACTTCtaaggttttctttttgtttggggttttttgctagAACATTTTCCAAGGTAGCTTTTATAGTACTCAGAAAAGTAGTAATGTTTGCTTGTTGCTACCCTAGGTTCTTAGGTGGAGTATTAGTAATCTCTTTAGTAACCCTGCTTTTCTTGTAACTTCCCAGGAAGAGGAACTGTATGCATGTCAGCGAGGCTGCAGACTGTTTTCTATTTGTCAGTTTGTGGATGATGGAATTGACTTGAATCGGACCAAACTGGAATGTGACTCTGGTAAGATAATTCTGTGCTCTTTCCACAAGATGTAATATGAAGAGACAAATGAAGGGAAGAGTGGAAAAGTATAAAGGGATACTGTcagtttgacttttttaaaattgatattactcttaaaaaaaagtttgatagAGCACTCATTAAAATTTCTcaaatttttaaaagggatttctGCTTTGTGAGCCTTTAAAACATAAGGGTCCTTTTGGCCAAGGGAAAAACTTAGGTGATGTAACCATATTAGGTGTAAAATGGTTAGCTGACAATGTAATTTTCAAACTAATAGTGTCTCTTTTACTCCATGCAACATTGTGCAATGACATAACATAATAAATGACATCAGTTGCAATGATTTTCGTAGCCCTATTTGTTGGGACTGTATGGGTTTGTATTTACTTCAGCTGAAATGTTTGCTTTACAAAGCACAAATCTTGATGAACTGTGTACTACATCACTAATATGGCCTCATTCAACCTAAATTTACAATCTCTTTACTATGGAAAGAGAAACAAATCTTAATTACATTCTCTGCCTTTCATATAGTTAAACAACTTGGGAGCTGGGTGTATGTCTTGTTGAATTAAGCCATTAAATATCAATCATTCATGAATAACTAATTGTTTAAAAGGATTAATTATCTGAAGATCAGAGAAGAATGTTGATAGTTAAAACTGTGAAAATACTTGTTACAAATTATATACCAAGCTAGTACTGAGATCAAAAGCGTGGTGCCAAGCAAGCGAGGCAGGAGAGGGAGCATCTCTCCCTAAGTGCCAACTCAGCACTAAAAAGAGGCTTAATCGTGTGCTgaaggcaaaaggggcagtggcAAGCTCCAACAGCAGAGAGGCATGGGGAAAGGCATGTTAGTACAATACAGAAGTGTGTTATATGAGCTGGGAATAGGCGAGAGCTGCAGAGAAGCAGTATCCTTTGCACAGCTGTGATACAGGCATTTCTTTTCAATTGCCAAACCCCACATCAAGGGGGATCATAAAAAGGGGTGAGGCAGCAAAAGTCCAAATGTAGAGCTGAGTCTGAATTGTTGCCTCCTTTCCTATACAACATTTCCACCCTGGACTGTTGCCTTCCGCCTGTTCATTTGCAGTGGTCTTAGAACACTGGTTTTGTTCATTGCTTGGTGGCTGTCCTGTGCTTTGTGATACACTTCCTGATCATTCTGTTCAGTTCTGTCTCTAGGTGCTTCTGTGGCTGCCAGTTGTCTGACTTTGTGACTGTTTTACCATAGGACTGTTGCTCAGGCTCCTGAGAACTCCACACTCAGATATTTGGTTGATTACTGTGCATTCCCTGCCAGATCTTTGTCTACCCTGTTTCCATAGACTGCCCATTTCCGGTTCTATGCTTGTTCATTTTCCTCTCCTGTGAGGAAATAGATAGTACTAATGTTTGGTATGCACTTTTACTTGTCAAGTCTGTTCTTTTTGTGCCTTCTGGCCTAAGCCTCCCAATACCCTAGTGAGAGAGGATTATCCCCACTTGACTTCTGTGCTTCGGTTCCCCAGATGCAGAGACTtttcccaaggtcatacagcaggtgGGTGGCTAAGCCACAAATAGAATACAAATCTTCTGGCTTCTGTACTGCTAgtcctttattttaaatattggaTAAAGATATTTGGAAATAAGAGCAGAACtgactttatatttttgataaaGCTTGAAATTGGTATAGAAAGTCTAACTATACTCATGCAACACTGATGGGCAAACCCTCCCTTGTTCCCTGTTATGCTATGGCTCTCTGAAGTTTGATGGATTTCTCTGTTAGTTTACTTCCTTCTGGGTTCCCAGTTCCATCCCCTGGAGCAAAACTTAAACTCTTCCATGGTATGTGGGAGGGAAGGCCACAGTACTGTGGGAGGGTTTTATCAGAACTTGGGCTGATAATCCATGCCATCTCTGGAACAAATCCTTGCCTATTCTACTGGGTTGAGGCTGTGTTAATTTACGTCACTCTGTTGGAATTTACTATACCAGTAATTGCTCtttattttgattgttttttgCTTTTCCTCATTTCTGTGATCAAATGCTATTGCTGCACTCAGCTTTTAGACATAATCCAGCTTTATGCCTATTCTAGATCAATCATCTAGATTGCATCAGCCCAAAGAACCCAGTACCAGCATTGGTATATTGCTCTCATATTATTCCTCAGGTGGGATTGGGAGTTTTTAAAATTGTCACTTGAGTCCTTATCAGACTGTACCTACACCTTACACTCGTGCTTTCAGTTGCTGACTTAAAATGTGAAATTATTTTCCAATTTACACAACTTTTCTTCTTTGCAGCCTGTACTGAAGCATATTCCCAGTCCGATGAACAATATGCTTGCCATCTTGGGTGCCAGAATCAGCAGCCATTTGCTGCACTGAGACAAGAGCAAGTAAGCATGTAGCATGTTTGTCAAATGCCACCTACTTGTTTTCTGCTGCtcacattgtctctttttttttttcaaatttaataagtgtgtgtgtgtgtgtgtgtgtagaaagaTGGAGAGAAATTCTCTATTTAAAGACTAAAACCTTATTGGGGACAGTGTTAAATTGCTCGAATATGTACAGAACAAATTGAAAACCAGTTAGTGATGTGCTTACAGTTAATGTCCCTGATGCCAAGGATTCATCTCCTTTTCCCTCTGACACTGGTGAGATCATTCTGGAGTGACATGATGGACTCAGCACAGAGCTTCATAACTTCCTCATGGACCTTCTACCTTCAAGCAGATGATGGCAAAATAGTTATATTCCAggtgcttgcttgcttttttacTTTTACAAGACTTTGTGTGTCCTGGGTGTTAACTGTTGATCTCCTGCTTCTTCCAATCACAGAACAGTTAGTAGAGCAGTCTCAAAGTAACTGCATGCTTAATGTTTGGCAGCAGTCAGTCTATCTTTGTAGTGGTAACTGGATTTGCAATGTAGAAAGCAAAATTAACTTAAATGGGTAGTGTCACAAAATTTTCCCATTTCTTTTGCAAATGTAAATGATGCTTATGGGATGACTATAATTTTATGGTTAATTGAAGCTTTATGAAATACAAACAAGACCTTACAATTTTCATTATTGTTTTAGTCAAAGCCAGAAGTTCAATACATTCCAGAGGACACCACAGATCTGAAAGAATCGTTGTTGAGCGAAACATCCTGTAAGTTGGTTTGGGTTCTTTAGAGTGCAAATGAAAATATTCATAACGTTCAAGAGTAAGTCAAATCTtctacaaagggaaaagtgcaTGTCATTATGGACAGCCTGTCACTCTCACTGTCACCCTGTGTACATTGCAACAAAGGCCACAGTAGTAAactccttttaaaatgtattttaaatatagcATGGTATTTATGCCCTTGCCACACTGGAATTAGAACCATTTTAAAGAAGCTGTCTACTATCAATGTCTTCGTATAGACAGGGACTATATGAGACTAGAGTTTTTAAACATAAATcttgagtgtgttttttttttttattgtgaccTTATAATGGAGCTGTCATTGTGATATTTCAGCAGACCTACAGCCAGGAGGTTCACGGGCACACAGAGGATTTTTTGAAGAGGAGGAAAGCAAGAGCTTTTTCAAATGTCTTTCTATGTATGTATCTTCTACTGTCTTATAAAAGCTTAAAGGGTAGGATGACATTCCTTCCCCATATATTTTACATGTCATAGACTCCATCAGAAAATCTCAAAATGACAGAActgtgttcaagaaagatgatGTTTTGGAGGAGATGCTAAAAGGGAGGTTCTGAGCACTTGTGTTAAagagctccctgctcccttctcaAGAAAATAGATATTAGCCACAATATACTTGTTGGCTATTTGGCCAACCTAATCTCTCCATTCAGTTTAAGCTGACCGTGATATTTGTCATTTCCTGTCCCACACTACTGATATTTTGCAGCAAACTGTTAATTTCACTGGTTTCCTAGATCCGGCTGCCTGTCGAGATGAAGTGATTGATTTGTGTAGTACTTTGGGATTGTCTAgtgtgaaaagtgctgtataaataagcAGTTTTACTTTATTTCTAGGTTGATGGGATAAATATAACTTtgctctttttctttcattaatctTTGCTGCTGAGCAGCCAGATGCGTTCACACACTTCTAGACATACAAAATAattgggtctaaattagttgcaagaaagatcttggcatcattaTGAGTACactgaaaacatcctctcaatgtgcagcagcagtcaaaaaagctaacaatgttaatAATTAGGAGGGGAATAGATACAAAAATCAgaaaatccatggtacacctacatattgaatactgcatacagttctggtcacctcatattgaaaaatattttagaatcaGAAAAggcacataagaacagccatactgggtcagaccaaaagtccatctaccccagtatcctgtcttcaacagtgcccaatgccaagagccccagagggaatgaacagaacaggtaatgatcaagtgatatatcccctgtcacccattcccagcttctggcaaacaccattcctgcccatcctggctaataaccattgctggaccctatcctccattaatttatctagttttttttttaatcctgttatagtcttggccttcacaacattctcaggcaaggagttccacaggttgaccgtgcgttgtcaaaaaatacttccttttgtttattttaaaccgctgcctattaatttcatttggtggcccatagttcttgtattatgagaaggagtaggtaacacttccttatttactttcttccacaccagtcatgattttatagacctctatcatatcccccccttagtcgtctcttctccaggctgaaaagtcttattaatttctcctcataaggcagcagttccatacccctaataatttttgttgccctttttctgaaccttttccaagtccaatatatcttttctgagatggggcaaccacatgtgcacgcagtattcaagatgtgggtgtacaatgggtttatatagaggcaatatgatattttctgtcatattatctatccctatcttaatgattcccaatgttctgtatgcttttttgactgccactgcacattgagtggatgttttcagagaactatccacaatgacttgaagatctttcttgagtggtaacagctaatttagacccgatcattttatatgtatagttgggattgttttccagtgtgcattactttgcatttatcaacatcaaCTGTCGtcaaaatgattaggagtatggaacagctttcatatgacgggagattaaaaggactgggactgatcagcttagaaaagagatgactaaagggagatgtgatagaggtctataaagtcatgaatgttGTGGAGAtagtgaatagggaaatgttgttgtttaccccttcacataacacaagaactaagggtcaccagaTTAAATTactaggcagctggtttaaaacaaacaaaagaaaataatacttcacacactgcacagtcaacctgtggaactcagtgccctgggatgttgtgaaggccaaaagtgtaactgggttggGTCCACCAGTGCTATTAGcgaagatggtcaggaatgcaaccccatgctccaggtatccctaaacctctaactgccagaaggtgggactggatgacagtggGTGGATCACTCAGTTGTcatattctgttcattccctctgaagcatctggcactggccactgtcagacaggatactgggctagatggaccattggtctgacaagTATGGCCGTTACGTTCTTTAGAATTGTGCTAACCATTTGGCTGCTATTTCCCTGGCATAATGAGGTTCTTAAGGCAGAAAGAGAGATTAGAGATTTAGCTGTCATGCATACAAAATGCAGTTAATGGAGAGATTTGTATGCTAAATAGCTTAAAGCAGGAGTCAGCTTGGGATCTAGTAAAGAAACTGCCAGACTTGATTAGTTCTGCTTCCCTATCCTGTACCTGAAGACTGGTAACtaaggtggggtgggaggctggtTTCCCAGACTCCTCCAGTGAAGCATTCAACTGAATGATCTAGACCTGGGAACGCAGATTGGTAAAGGCCAGCATATGTCTTTAGGAATATCCTGTTTTCTTAACCTGTTCAACAACTTTAACGATGTTCATTACATTTCAGAAATTCTGGTTGGATTTTAACGACTACACTCGTTCTCTCCGTACTGGTGCTACTCTGGATTTGTTGTGCTACTGTTGCTACCGCGGTACAGCAGTATGTTCCATCTGAGGTAAAGCTAATTATTCCATAGCTTACGGCACCGTGCAGTTACTCATATTGCTTACTGCCTGAAATGCTCTAAGGTCTGAGGTACAGAGCTGGtgttttggttcactggcagttctgcaaaattaaaaataaaatatgctatAATCAAACTAAAAATGTTGGCAAATCAAGTCGGTGCATTTTGATCTGGgtttaacaaaatgtttcatctgCCTCAAAATGAAGCACTTTGtgttgtgacattttaaaaataaagacaaaagaaatgTATAGTCTAGATTCACAAAATGGGGGGAGAAGGTTGTGGGGGTGCCTCCCTTTATAGTCTTTAGCCCAGTAGATAGGGCACTTAGCTGGGATGTGAGTGACCTGTGTTCCCCTCTCTGCgtgctctggagcagggatttgaactttggTCTCCCACTTGGCAGAAGAGTGCCCTATTGGTATTTGGGGCAGGTCTCAATCTCTCAAAGTTGTTCAATTGTGTGTAAGTAAATTAGTCATTGGACCAAGGACATAAATGTGGGTCCCCCATCTCCAAGGTGAGTGCCCATAACCGTGAGGCTATAGTCATTCTCACTCTTTCGCCCAACGACTATTCAAGCattttgttgaagctgttccactttgtataagtGACAGAGACAGTGAAATGACTGCAGAGTCATGATTAGGGCTCTCACCTTGGAGGTGGGAAACCCAAGTTTGTGTCCTTATTCCAATaactgtttaattacagtgttcACAGAGAGTGGAACAACTTCAGCAAAAGAGATTAAGATGTGATCTAATACCCTCCCATATCCCAGTGCTTAGGGCAGTGATACTCAATTAGATCTACCTGTGGGCCGTAGGGTTGCCCAGTGTCTGTTTTTTGACTGAAACATCCAGTCAAAAAGAGACCCTGGTGCTGACCCGGCCACTAAAAATCCagtcagcagggctaaggcatgctccctggctgctctggctctgcatggctcctggaagcagctggcatgtttGCCTCCTATGCAGGGGGTGACCCCGGGGGCTCCGTGCGATGCCCTCACcccgagtgctggctccgcagctcccattagccgggaacCCTCTTCCCCATGGTAACCATGTTTGACAACTGGAAATCTGCTCTGGCAAAAAGATACTAGAAACAAAAGTATGATTACCGGGAGCATTCACTAAACCATTAAAAGGGTTTTAATAGGATCGTGAAAAGGTTGAGAATGGCCAGAACGTATGGACATGATATGGGTGAGTGGCAGGAATCTgattggaggaggggagaagggactCGCTGAACTGACATCTCCCCACTTTCCTTCCCCTACAAATATGCAAGACTGGCAAGTACCACACTCATTCTGACAGGAACATACCAGtcctagcctgggactcagactCAACTGTGAACATGAATTTTAGATAGCATGGAAAATATTTCATAGTAAGAGTTGAAGCATTGCTACTTTGAGGACCTTCAAAACCTCACTGAGAAATGTATGCTCATAGTTatatgccagaagctgggaatgggcaacaggggatggatcacttgattatccgttctgttcattccctctgaagcacctggcattggccactgtcgggaaacaggctactgggctagaaggactgTTGGCC
Above is a genomic segment from Natator depressus isolate rNatDep1 chromosome 8, rNatDep2.hap1, whole genome shotgun sequence containing:
- the TMEM59 gene encoding transmembrane protein 59 isoform X1 — its product is MAALRGRLAGLGLFLLLLVCRRSWAAAGSSEAFDSALGSTASCHRACQLTYPLHTYPKEEELYACQRGCRLFSICQFVDDGIDLNRTKLECDSACTEAYSQSDEQYACHLGCQNQQPFAALRQEQLMSLMPRIHLLFPLTLVRSFWSDMMDSAQSFITSSWTFYLQADDGKIVIFQSKPEVQYIPEDTTDLKESLLSETSSDLQPGGSRAHRGFFEEEESKSFFKCLSINSGWILTTTLVLSVLVLLWICCATVATAVQQYVPSEKLSIYGDLEYTNEQKLTRYPASALVVIRCKTDEQEEAGPLPTKVNLAHSAI
- the TMEM59 gene encoding transmembrane protein 59 isoform X2; this encodes MAALRGRLAGLGLFLLLLVCRRSWAAAGSSEAFDSALGSTASCHRACQLTYPLHTYPKEEELYACQRGCRLFSICQFVDDGIDLNRTKLECDSACTEAYSQSDEQYACHLGCQNQQPFAALRQEQLMSLMPRIHLLFPLTLVRSFWSDMMDSAQSFITSSWTFYLQADDGKIVIFQSKPEVQYIPEDTTDLKESLLSETSSDLQPGGSRAHRGFFEEEESKSFFKCLSINSGWILTTTLVLSVLVLLWICCATVATAVQQYVPSELSIYGDLEYTNEQKLTRYPASALVVIRCKTDEQEEAGPLPTKVNLAHSAI
- the TMEM59 gene encoding transmembrane protein 59 isoform X3, with protein sequence MAALRGRLAGLGLFLLLLVCRRSWAAAGSSEAFDSALGSTASCHRACQLTYPLHTYPKEEELYACQRGCRLFSICQFVDDGIDLNRTKLECDSACTEAYSQSDEQYACHLGCQNQQPFAALRQEQLMSLMPRIHLLFPLTLVRSFWSDMMDSAQSFITSSWTFYLQADDGKIVIFQSKPEVQYIPEDTTDLKESLLSETSYLQPGGSRAHRGFFEEEESKSFFKCLSINSGWILTTTLVLSVLVLLWICCATVATAVQQYVPSEKLSIYGDLEYTNEQKLTRYPASALVVIRCKTDEQEEAGPLPTKVNLAHSAI